One genomic window of Candidatus Poribacteria bacterium includes the following:
- a CDS encoding DUF1553 domain-containing protein encodes MKTYLGVSSLFLFVFTCLTLSCTKTSVAPIRQIPSSTKHLDRYINATLKRKGIQPSKRSDDAEFLRRVYLDLTGKIPTPDEVLDFLKDGSSNKRQRKIEQLLISDAYFDYWTELWINWLIGRRGDRDSHRVGLTLWVREELTNNIPYNRFVQELITADGELRNNGAVNYILRYRHSPPSLTSHASRLFLGLPMQCAECHDHKTEIWTQADYYGIAAFFTGIKSERKKYIDGIDMIGNKMKIRNYLITDKPEETIWVESLGTQVHPRFLDGTEYKGSLLKKRGALAQWMTDKSNPYFSQAIVNRIWKHFMGRAFVEPVDGFGEENQPTNPELLKWLANDFVIHGYDLQHLMRTILNSETYQRTSQTIESNKNDQLYYSHAYVKPLSAEQFFSSLLQATGFERLQQVRMEGMKKKNRKKRQDLLRQLERMKREHLKKFIFLLDNGEMEEIEAFNGTIPQALMMINGNMVNDSTNHEELGSFINYVLGKWREPMERMEYIYLNVLSRLPTAKEKTYFRRYLERNLYSDKDLAYEDLYWVLLNSVEFSLNH; translated from the coding sequence GTGAAAACCTATCTTGGTGTATCCTCACTTTTCCTATTCGTTTTTACCTGTTTGACGCTCAGTTGCACCAAGACTTCGGTTGCACCGATACGGCAGATTCCATCAAGCACAAAACACCTCGATAGGTATATCAACGCCACGCTTAAAAGGAAAGGTATTCAACCCTCAAAGAGGTCGGACGATGCCGAGTTTTTGCGCCGAGTTTATCTCGACTTGACCGGAAAGATCCCAACCCCCGATGAGGTTTTGGATTTTCTCAAGGACGGTTCTTCAAACAAACGTCAAAGAAAGATCGAGCAGCTGCTGATCAGCGATGCTTACTTTGACTATTGGACAGAGTTATGGATAAACTGGTTAATCGGTAGGCGTGGCGATAGAGACAGTCACCGCGTTGGCTTAACGCTTTGGGTCCGAGAGGAACTAACAAACAATATACCCTATAACCGGTTTGTCCAAGAACTCATCACAGCTGATGGCGAATTACGGAACAACGGTGCAGTAAACTATATCCTGCGTTACAGGCACTCGCCGCCCTCTCTGACCTCACATGCCTCGCGTTTGTTTTTAGGTCTTCCTATGCAGTGTGCCGAGTGTCACGATCATAAAACGGAAATATGGACCCAAGCGGATTATTACGGCATTGCTGCTTTCTTCACCGGTATTAAGAGTGAGCGAAAGAAATACATCGACGGCATAGATATGATAGGTAATAAGATGAAAATCAGGAATTATCTTATTACTGACAAACCAGAAGAGACTATTTGGGTGGAAAGCCTTGGAACACAAGTCCACCCGCGCTTCTTAGATGGGACAGAATACAAAGGCTCACTCCTGAAAAAACGGGGAGCACTCGCGCAATGGATGACTGATAAGTCAAACCCCTATTTTAGTCAAGCAATCGTGAATCGCATCTGGAAGCATTTTATGGGGCGCGCTTTTGTCGAACCGGTTGATGGGTTTGGAGAAGAAAACCAACCTACCAATCCTGAACTCTTGAAGTGGCTCGCGAATGATTTTGTCATTCACGGCTATGACTTACAACACTTAATGCGGACTATCTTGAATTCAGAAACGTATCAACGCACGTCCCAAACGATTGAGAGTAACAAAAACGATCAGCTCTATTACTCGCATGCCTATGTGAAACCTTTAAGTGCCGAACAGTTCTTCTCTTCTCTGCTACAAGCCACCGGTTTTGAAAGACTTCAACAAGTCAGAATGGAAGGTATGAAGAAGAAAAATAGGAAAAAGAGACAGGACCTGCTGCGTCAACTTGAGCGGATGAAACGCGAGCATCTCAAAAAGTTTATCTTCCTACTTGACAACGGTGAAATGGAAGAGATCGAAGCATTCAATGGAACCATCCCTCAAGCACTTATGATGATTAATGGGAACATGGTGAATGATAGCACGAATCACGAAGAGCTCGGTAGTTTTATAAATTACGTATTAGGAAAATGGCGCGAACCGATGGAACGGATGGAGTATATCTATCTCAATGTCTTGTCCCGGTTACCAACTGCTAAAGAAAAAACCTATTTTAGACGCTATTTAGAGCGGAACCTTTATTCCGATAAAGACCTTGCTTACGAAGATCTCTATTGGGTCTTACT
- a CDS encoding NAD(P)-dependent oxidoreductase: MKILVTGGTGRIGSNLVKKLLEKGHDIRSFVYPGDVNRVGRWDGTKRVETVLGDLREYEDVKKAVDGVDAIYHIAAAFGGPFDNRQYLEINGMGTLNILEGIREVNPNIHRLVYACTEAIYWELTEKGRLFNELITEDMVAKYHHMPYFLTKWIGEELCMTYHHQYGVPSTVFRFTTVIEPSEYLNEDGLPRQFVFSPIHNRYKNYTGDDSAELETADVVKSLWDGQEKFILKRNSDGRPYKEHFTDVRDIVQGLVLGIEKDAAVGEEFTLGGNGIFKHEEVIPYLCERYQMDSVDVKLPQALYFEFDLSKIKTLLDFEPQHDLASILDAAEAMRRGEDVGIIPTGVRWN, translated from the coding sequence ATGAAAATTTTAGTCACGGGTGGCACAGGTCGTATTGGGTCGAACCTTGTCAAAAAGTTACTGGAAAAAGGACACGATATCCGTAGTTTTGTCTATCCGGGGGATGTCAACCGTGTCGGACGATGGGACGGGACGAAACGTGTGGAAACCGTTCTTGGGGACCTACGCGAATACGAGGATGTCAAAAAAGCCGTTGATGGCGTAGATGCCATCTATCATATCGCCGCAGCGTTCGGGGGTCCCTTTGATAATCGTCAATACTTGGAAATCAATGGGATGGGAACACTCAATATTTTAGAAGGCATCCGCGAGGTCAACCCGAACATTCATCGACTCGTCTATGCCTGTACCGAAGCGATTTATTGGGAACTCACCGAAAAAGGTAGGCTTTTCAATGAGCTAATTACCGAAGACATGGTTGCCAAATACCATCACATGCCCTACTTTCTGACGAAATGGATTGGCGAGGAATTGTGCATGACATATCACCACCAGTATGGTGTGCCTTCAACTGTTTTCCGCTTCACAACCGTCATTGAACCGAGCGAATACCTCAACGAAGATGGTTTGCCAAGGCAATTCGTCTTTAGTCCTATCCACAATCGGTACAAGAATTATACAGGCGATGATTCAGCTGAGTTAGAGACGGCAGATGTCGTCAAAAGCCTCTGGGACGGACAGGAAAAATTCATACTCAAACGTAATTCTGACGGACGTCCTTACAAGGAGCATTTCACAGATGTCCGGGATATTGTCCAAGGGTTGGTTTTAGGGATCGAAAAGGATGCGGCTGTCGGTGAAGAATTCACACTCGGTGGAAACGGCATCTTTAAACATGAAGAGGTTATTCCATATCTGTGTGAACGTTACCAGATGGATTCTGTTGATGTGAAACTCCCGCAAGCTCTCTATTTTGAGTTCGATCTAAGCAAAATCAAAACACTGTTAGACTTTGAACCACAACACGATTTAGCGAGTATCCTCGACGCTGCGGAAGCGATGCGCCGTGGTGAAGATGTCGGCATCATTCCGACAGGCGTTCGGTGGAATTAA